A stretch of bacterium DNA encodes these proteins:
- a CDS encoding beta-ketoacyl-[acyl-carrier-protein] synthase family protein: MKHSRTNMHAPEAVVVACDLITPYGLGIDACWNGLLSGKTAINPLDRFDTDVFQTKKAATIAELKTGQSDSLVMQMLKPLLEKASAIIPKDALLILATTTGEIDILEKQVLNAKDNADESAPGYLLEKVQCLSGIKAPGIIVSAACTSSSSAIAQAGAMIRSKEHDCVLIVACDIVSEFVFAGFSSLMALDKDTARPFDKNRSGLSLGEAAGFVLVMSKERAIQEERSIIGEIAGWGLTNDANHMTGPSRDGSGLALAMRKAMRSADISEDAVGCIAAHGTGTMYNDAMEMKAFKSVFASGALPTYSIKGGIGHTMGAAGLVETIVALRSLREKLVPPTVNLLVADDEAEGWVSTEPDSFDNPVTISINAGFGGVNSALVLKKGNRQ, translated from the coding sequence ATGAAACACAGTAGAACTAATATGCATGCGCCAGAGGCAGTTGTTGTTGCCTGTGACCTCATAACTCCTTACGGCTTGGGCATTGATGCGTGCTGGAATGGGCTTTTATCCGGGAAGACCGCAATAAATCCATTAGACCGTTTTGATACAGATGTATTTCAAACAAAAAAAGCGGCTACAATCGCTGAACTCAAGACTGGTCAAAGTGATTCTCTGGTAATGCAGATGCTGAAGCCGTTGCTAGAGAAAGCGTCTGCTATTATTCCAAAAGACGCTCTTTTAATTTTAGCAACCACAACAGGCGAAATAGATATTCTGGAGAAACAGGTTCTTAATGCCAAAGATAATGCGGACGAAAGCGCACCAGGATATTTGTTGGAGAAGGTACAATGTTTGAGCGGAATAAAAGCGCCCGGGATTATTGTATCTGCAGCATGTACTTCTTCAAGCAGCGCAATTGCGCAGGCAGGAGCAATGATCCGTAGTAAAGAGCATGACTGTGTGCTGATAGTTGCCTGTGATATTGTAAGTGAATTTGTTTTTGCCGGGTTTTCTTCTTTGATGGCATTAGATAAAGATACAGCGCGGCCTTTTGATAAAAACAGAAGCGGTCTAAGTCTTGGCGAAGCAGCAGGATTTGTTCTGGTTATGAGTAAAGAAAGAGCTATTCAAGAAGAAAGGTCTATTATTGGAGAAATAGCCGGTTGGGGACTGACAAATGATGCTAATCATATGACCGGTCCGTCCAGAGATGGAAGCGGACTGGCGCTGGCTATGCGTAAAGCCATGCGATCAGCAGATATTTCTGAGGATGCTGTAGGATGCATAGCTGCGCATGGCACTGGAACTATGTATAATGACGCTATGGAAATGAAGGCGTTTAAATCTGTTTTTGCCTCCGGAGCTCTTCCAACATATTCCATTAAGGGAGGAATAGGCCATACAATGGGAGCGGCAGGTCTGGTGGAAACAATTGTGGCATTGCGCTCGTTAAGAGAAAAACTTGTTCCTCCTACAGTTAATCTGCTCGTTGCTGATGATGAAGCTGAGGGCTGGGTCTCCACTGAGCCGGACTCATTTGACAACCCTGTAACTATTTCTATTAATGCTGGTTTTGGCGGAGTGAATTCCGCATTGGTATTGAAAAAAGGGAATAGGCAGTAG